The DNA region AACAGCCCAATGCCAAGCACTGGGGAAAGATACGgccgcctcgcccgaccccaAGGGTAAgggatcgggtgcgtccgcctcgcccgaccccaATGGGGTCGGGCACGTCCGCCTCGCACAACCCCAAGGGTGAGGGGCTGGGCATGTCCACCCCAAAGGCGTGGGGTCCCAGGGACCTCACGAAGTGACAGGCCACGCTGGAGGACGAACCTCTGGCGTAAGAGTAGGTAGGGACGTGCAACGACATGACCGCCGGAAAAGACAAGCCACTACGGCAATCCCCGGCCGCCCACCGCATCGGGGTTCAAGTCGTAAAACGCGCCGGGGTATCACATCGCCCGTCTCGGCGGGGCGCACGTCGCCTGTCCTGCGGCCTGGCAGACCCGTGCCGCCCGTTCAATTGAGGCGCACGCCGCACGTCGCACCAGGGCGCTGCATGGGAGTGCCTCCGTCGTCATCCACAGGGCCAGCGGGGCCCACGCGAGGGGGAGGAGAGGCGGCACGATCCCGGCgattatctctctctctctctgtgtatCCACTCCCGTCCCTTTGACTTATAAAGGGGGAAGAGAGaccccgggggggggggagatTTTTTGGGACTGGCACCCATACACGCACACTCCACCAGAGACTTGGGAGCCCGGTCTCTCTCTCGCCCGTTTGTAACCCCTACTACAAATCTAGTGCAAGAGCACAAGCGGCTCGAACTGGACGTCAGGACATTCTGCCCGAACCAGTATAAACTCTTGTGTCTTTCTTGCTCACCATCCGGGCCAAACGCGCAATCACGAGATTTACTAGTCGGCGGTTCAAAACACCAACAATAAGGCATCACAATTCATAAGCAAGCTGCTAATACAAGATGCAATTTTATAATGTAGCTGAGTATCTCTAAACTATGACCTGTGAATGTAATATCGGTATCTCAGAAATGATATTAGCAGTGTTAGAGAAAAGAGATGTTATTATTATGCATCTCAAATGTACTTTTAAAGTATTATGAATTTATGAGCTATCTTTTATGGAACAGTTTTTGAAAAATTGACTTACTGTTTTTAATCTTTATCAGTTAGGGTTTTCTTATGTGTAGAGGCTATATTAACACGAGATGCTTGTTTTTAAGAGTGATTCTGAAACTCAGATTACAGGTGAATACTAAATTGAAAGCGGCTACAGTGAAGCTTAAAAAAACTAGAGAGGAGAGAGACCAATTTGATGAAGCCAGCAATCAGATTGTGTTACACCTCAAAACAAAGGTTAACTTTCTGTTATTTTCTAGTTTATAAGAACTTAAAATGCATTATGGAAGCACAGTTTTCACTTGTTTCTTTTTGTTTTCTGGCATATCTTTACCTCAGGAAGATGAACTCGCAAGATCCCTTGCTTCATGCAAAGTAGAAGCAAGCACTGTCAGTGCGTGGATCAGCTTTTTGGAAGATACATGGAAATTGCAGTCCTTATTTGAAGATCTAAAAGAAAAACAGGCCAAGTATGTAGGCTCTCTCCCTGAACGCCACATTTTGATAACTAATAATCATGCTCCGAAATTGTAGGCGCCAATATTTGCTGATATATGTTTCCTTTTACGTTAACTGCAGTGAAGAATTGGATAGATGTGGAGTCTGCTTTGCAAAATTGATTAAACATCATGTTTCTGCATGCCTGGTACTTCATTTGATTTTTTACTTTCTGAGGAAGGTGTTAGGCGTAACAACTTGTTTGTTTCTTACTGAATGTTTCTTTTGGAGTTATAGGAAGAGCTGAGCACTTCTATTGATCGTATCAAAACTTTTGTGGATAACTTGAAAATATTCGGTGACAGGTACAGTTCTCATTTCTTATTCTAGTTTGTTGAAACAACTGTTCCTGTGGCTGAACACTTTTAGTTGCATGACCAGATCGATATCAGCAGAGGATGGACCTAATAGTTCGTCTAAGCAATCAAACCCACGTAAATACCTGGAGGAAGAATATCTCCAAACGGAGAAAAAGGTCATCCCGTTGATGATTCTTACCCTGCTTACTGCTGATAAACATGCATTGCTAATGGAAGAGAACAGGGATTTCAGTTATAACCGGCATCATCAGCCCTGACTCCAAAATCCACTTCTGATTCTTTGATACTCTTGATTCTATTTCAGGTTGTAGCTGCATTCAGTTTGGTTGATAGTATACGAGCAATATATTCTTCTAACCAGGAGTACTACAAGACGAGGTAGTTGCTCTTCAATATCCCTCTTGCACTGTGCCTATCTATCCAGGCTACGTAATTTGCAGTACATAACACTAGCAGATCTGTGCCTATAGTTTGTCCAGGAGAGAGGAGCCTGAGGTCAAAAAACTATTTGACACCATCGACAACCTGCGCGTTGAGTTCGAATCCGTGCCACGTCCAGTGCTTCAGATTGAAATCAAAGAACAGAAAGAGAAAGCAAAGCGATCCCGTTCCTTGAAGGTTTCCCGGCCCCCGGGTCATTCGAGAAGCGATTCCCCCATCGCGCCTCAGCTGAGGACACGGCTGCCATCGGAGACTGAGTCGGAGCTGGCCAGGTTCGATCCGGAATACAAGGCCGACGAGATCAGCGGGTGGGAGTTCGACGACCTCGAAGACGAGCCAAGACCTGGCTTCCAATAATCTGCGTAGGCTGCAAATGAGACCCATACCTGTAGTAGTTGATGTAAAAATCATCATTAGCACGAAAAAGCCTGGGAAATGTATAGTTCAGTGTACATTGCAATCTATCTTTCTGTTcagaattttgtttctttttttctgTCACGTCCTGTGGACGTTGTCTTCTGCAACCTGCACATATGCCAAGTACAAGCGAACGCCGTACGCCTATATGCATGGTACATGTCTCCTCGGATACGATGCTATCGTGACCATTGCATGGAAAAGTCAACCCCTTCCTCTTTACCCATCTGCATCGTCATCCTTTGTTTGCGCCTTTGTTCTTTTCCTCAGCTTTAGTTGACAGCGGAAAGATCACAGACACTAAAAGAACGCAAAGGAACAAAAGAAGCTCTCAACCCTTTCTCTGCGCAAAGGTGTTTATCCTAGCTTTGTCAACCTATACTTTTGTATTTTTAACTCGTACGTGCTCATCTAATAGGCAGTAAAAACGTAAACAGTCTTGTGCCATCGGTAGTTTCTGCTGACTTTGGTTCTGACACCACCTGTGAAAGAAAATGTGCAGCAGTGCCAGCAACAGGCTAACAGCCAAGAGCTCGTCATCCCCCACCAGTCCACCACACTGCAGTACTGCACTGACCCTCTTCATTATTCAACCACGTTTTGAGCCCTGATTACATCTTACAAGTACACAAATCTGGTTACTGTCTGCTTTGTGAATTCCGGTAGAATGTGGGAGACTGGGAGTAGTACACTATACTGCACAGTGTACAATACACACTTCATGGCACAGTACACAATTGTTCAAATACTCCAAGAAGATGCTGAAGCTGAAGAGCACACTCACATCTGATGTGATCCAGGAGTGAGAGTGCGTGAGCACAAGACAAACCCTGGAATCATTCATCCAGCCCCAGCCACTGAGCCAGCCTCCAAGACAAGGGGGCCCCAGCctaccacccccacccccacccccattCTGTTTTCTTGGATCCCTCCCTGCGCTGCCACACTGCCACTGCCACAGGTCACTGCCATTGCTTACCcatgaaaattttcaaaccCCTGAAGCTGCCTCCCCCATATTAACCCATCTTCTCCTCCCCCAATTCCCCGGCCCCGTCGTCGGAGCGAGCAATGTGCCCCCGAGCCACGGCTCAGCACTGCGCCGCCGGGATGGCTAGCGTGTGCTCGTTCGTGGAGGAGGAGTACATCGACCTGGATCTCAGCTCGTGCGGGGAGTTCGAGTTCCGGGTGcgccgaagcggcggcgcggcgaacgaGCTGCTCTGCCGGGGCAGGCTGGCGGCCGCGGCGCCTCCGCACAAGGCCGCGCCCCCGAGGCCCGGCGGCAAGGTGCAGGAGGTTGATgcaggcagcggcggctgtggcGGCGCCGGCAGGAGGAGCGCCGCGACGGTCGCACCGCTGCAGCACTCGCACTCCGCCGGGTTCCGCGACGCGCAGTCGCCAGTGGTGAGGCTGCGCAAGGAGGGCTCCCGGCGCAGGAAGGCCGCGCGGACGTTGCACGCCAAACTGCTGGCGTCGCGGACCTTCTTCCGGTCGCTGTTCGCCAGGACGTCGTGCTCCGACGAGCAATGCCGCGGCGCCGACGTCCGGCCGAGGGCCGGGGCAACGCCGTCTGGCGAAGACAAGAGCAACAGCTGCAAGGCGTCGTTCGGCCAAATCAAGAACGGCTACCACCAGGTCCACCACGGTAGCAGCGGCAGGGCAGCGCCGACCACCCTGCGGAGCAGCATCGAGCAGGAGAAGCTGATGGACGAGGAGGagctcgccgcggccgccgtccGGCAGCGCAAGTCCTTCTCCGGCGTGATCAAGTGGTGGCACGCGGCTCCGGCGCCTGCCGCCGCTCCGCTGACGAAGCCGCTGTCCTCGAGGAGCtccggggccggcggcggcggcccggcgctGAAGCGGAGCAGCAGCGCCCGGTCGGAGTCGGAGGGGCTGATCCAGGGCGCCATCGCCTACTGCAAGCGGTCGCACCAGCAGCTCGGGCTCGCCAGGAAGAGCGTCAGCGACGCCGCCCTCTGCTCCGCTCCCTCCTGGCCTGGCATCCCAGCTCGATCAACCATAGCTTACTGCCACTAGCAGTGTGTGCAAAATGGAGTTCAAAAGTAATCACGATAATAATGTGAAGTTTATCCTTTCTTTTCTTGCTGATTACGAGTGCGATTCAAATCTTTTTATTTCATCTCGTGCGCCAAATTCTTCagataaaaaaagaaaaggaatttCAGGTTCGCAGTTTCAGAGCTGACCCAACAACATTCTGAGCTCCATTCAGGTTTCAGAGTGCTGTGGATGACGCCATTTTGTTCTTGAAAAAAAAACATCAACAGGACCACGTTGTCTTCATCGGCGTTACTCCTGGTCTGCCGTTGCCGGTTCAGGTTCAGGATCGCCTGACCAGCTGCCGCGCGGCCGCCCATTCAGTGCGAGTAAAGACCGCCAGAACAGCAACGTCAGCGCGGCAAAGCAGCTACGGCACGAGCTCTTCTAGTACACACCACCAGTAgtagccgccggccgccgctgcagCGCCCCCTCCCTACCTCCCACAAGCGCTGCCGGCGCCTGCTGGTCTCGAAACAGAGCTCGCGGGGCCGGAAAGGGAGATGGAAATGGAGTCGCGGGGGCCGGGCGCCAGGTGCGGGGACGCGAGATCTTATTCTCGCGGCGATGCCGCTGGGGGATTGGGTTTGGGTTGGGTGGTGGAGTGGTGGATCGGCGGCATGATGGGCGGGCAGGCGGATCGCCGAGGAAAAGCGGGCAGCGCGATAGGCCGGCCAAAGCGCCGGCATCATTGAAGGCCGGAAAGGGAGGTCGCGATGCGGGTGCGCAACCACCAGCCCCGGCGCCCCGCGCTCGCTAGCTCGCCGGCCGCACATGAACTGACGGGGGCCTCTGTTCTCTTGCCACGGTCGCTCCGGCAATGCGGTGGTACGAGTGCGCTGGTGGTACCAGGAGGAGGTCTTAATTCTTTGACCGCATTCAATGGCGCGACGCGGACCGTGACAAGAATCGCATGTTCCTTGTTCTTGAGAGTAGATAAAACCAAAACAGACCTGGACACGAACTCGGATTAGCTGGGTTAATTAAACTAAGACTGATAACTGATCGATCATTACTGGAACTATGGTCCAACGTCAGCAAGGTTGCAGGTGGACATTGTTAAAAACTTTAAACTGGTACTCACTCGAAACAGATTGTATTGGTCGTTTTTACATTTCTAGATGCATAGTTTTTCTACCCACCTATGCATCTGGAAATATCAAAACGATTTATAATTTGAAACGAATGGAGTAACAAATAAAGGCACAACACTTGATGCAAACCACTTGGATGGTTGCTTGTTTACGGATCAGATTGTCTGAACCAGTGAACCACTTGACTGTAAAAAGATGAAGCACACTGACAGTGAAGACGGGCTTCGGCTGTGCTCATCCATATCCTGATTCCACTTTTTGGCTACCTTTCCTTGCTGCAATGTTTAGCAGCTACTACAACGAAGGGTTCTCTACTTTTCCGAGGCTAAGACAGTAGGTAGAGGCAGGCGCGCTGGGAACGTGCAGGAATCGATCGCCCAAAGCAACGCCAGAGAAATTTCACGCTTTGGAGCCGGAGATGATAAAAGCCCTTTTACACGGGGCAACTTGGCGACGGCCCCTTTGCCCTAGTTTCCTCCAGGCAACGGCAAAGGCGCCACCACTCGAGTAGCGGTAAAAGGCACCAGACCTCAAAGAGCAGCGGCGTGAAAAGACCTTTGCCTCGGGCTCGGCCTCGCCATGCCATGTGACGAGAACGAGATGCCGATGAAGATGAGACGCGTCGGGTTCAGTGCCACGGCTGCGCTGCTGCTCTGGCCGTCTGGACCGGTAGAGAGAACGGGCAGTAGACTAGCAGCGCTATAGTATCATAAGGCCTTTTGGATCTGGTTCCAATGGCGATAGGGATGGCTGCTGGCGCTGGCCGAGTGGCCGTGGCCGCGTACATGCGCGgtagccggccg from Panicum hallii strain FIL2 chromosome 9, PHallii_v3.1, whole genome shotgun sequence includes:
- the LOC112877566 gene encoding uncharacterized protein LOC112877566, with product MCPRATAQHCAAGMASVCSFVEEEYIDLDLSSCGEFEFRVRRSGGAANELLCRGRLAAAAPPHKAAPPRPGGKVQEVDAGSGGCGGAGRRSAATVAPLQHSHSAGFRDAQSPVVRLRKEGSRRRKAARTLHAKLLASRTFFRSLFARTSCSDEQCRGADVRPRAGATPSGEDKSNSCKASFGQIKNGYHQVHHGSSGRAAPTTLRSSIEQEKLMDEEELAAAAVRQRKSFSGVIKWWHAAPAPAAAPLTKPLSSRSSGAGGGGPALKRSSSARSESEGLIQGAIAYCKRSHQQLGLARKSVSDAALCSAPSWPGIPARSTIAYCH